Proteins from one Cellulosilyticum lentocellum DSM 5427 genomic window:
- a CDS encoding ABC transporter substrate-binding protein, with the protein MKILKKNFKKIVGISIACMWTLTNTVGCSPIEAEETGANNAGSKPANEASPSSQTTTQPASVASANATKLIFWHSMGGAGGEAINKLTEQFNASQNEIVVEAQFQGSYDEAINKLKSATIGDASPDIMQLYDIGTRWMIDSGYAYKIQDMINEDNYDVSKLEQNILAYYSINNELYSMPFNSSTPILYYNKDAFKEVGLDPEKAPTNLDEMIEVSKALVKKDGDKVTRYGANIQVYGWFFEQFLVKEQLEYANNGNGRIDGATAVSFDSNGGGLDIMNKWKEAVDSGVIANLGRDGDVNKEAFTSGNSCMFLGSTASLSGILSSIDGKFELGTAYFPSINASDKGGVSIGGGSLWMLDKKDDAKAKASWEFIKYMVSPEAQVEWSKATGYFPITTEAYNLPAMEEHLNEKPQFKTAIDQLHASTGSTGALLAVFPEARACIEENLEKLLNNEISAEQAVENSAGTINKAIEKYNKTK; encoded by the coding sequence ATGAAGATTTTAAAAAAGAATTTCAAGAAGATAGTAGGGATCTCTATAGCATGTATGTGGACATTAACAAACACAGTAGGTTGCAGTCCAATTGAAGCAGAAGAAACAGGAGCTAATAATGCAGGCAGCAAACCTGCTAATGAAGCTAGTCCTTCTTCTCAAACCACTACGCAGCCAGCTTCAGTGGCTTCAGCAAATGCCACTAAGCTAATATTCTGGCACTCTATGGGAGGTGCTGGTGGTGAAGCTATTAATAAACTCACTGAGCAGTTCAATGCCTCTCAGAATGAAATTGTGGTAGAAGCACAGTTCCAAGGCTCTTATGATGAAGCCATTAATAAGCTTAAAAGTGCTACTATAGGTGATGCTTCTCCTGATATTATGCAGCTTTATGACATTGGAACGAGATGGATGATTGATAGTGGCTATGCTTATAAGATTCAAGATATGATTAATGAGGATAACTATGATGTGAGCAAATTAGAGCAAAACATCTTAGCATACTACTCTATTAATAATGAACTTTACTCTATGCCATTTAATAGTTCTACCCCTATTCTTTACTATAATAAAGATGCTTTCAAGGAAGTAGGGCTCGATCCGGAGAAAGCCCCTACTAACCTTGATGAAATGATTGAAGTTTCCAAGGCACTTGTTAAAAAAGATGGGGATAAGGTAACTAGATATGGTGCTAATATTCAAGTATATGGTTGGTTTTTTGAACAATTCTTAGTAAAAGAGCAGCTAGAGTATGCTAATAATGGCAATGGTAGAATAGATGGTGCAACAGCAGTAAGCTTTGATAGTAATGGCGGTGGACTTGATATTATGAACAAGTGGAAGGAAGCAGTAGACTCAGGCGTTATTGCTAATTTAGGCCGTGATGGAGACGTGAATAAGGAAGCCTTTACTTCTGGTAACTCTTGCATGTTCTTAGGTTCTACAGCATCTCTTTCAGGCATATTAAGTAGCATAGATGGTAAATTTGAATTAGGTACAGCTTACTTCCCAAGCATTAATGCTAGTGACAAAGGCGGCGTGTCCATAGGTGGTGGTTCTCTTTGGATGTTAGATAAAAAGGACGATGCTAAGGCAAAAGCAAGCTGGGAGTTTATCAAGTATATGGTTTCTCCAGAAGCACAAGTAGAATGGTCTAAAGCAACAGGCTACTTCCCTATTACTACAGAAGCATATAATTTACCAGCCATGGAAGAGCATTTAAACGAAAAACCACAGTTCAAAACAGCTATTGATCAATTACATGCTAGTACAGGTTCTACAGGAGCACTTTTAGCAGTATTCCCAGAAGCAAGAGCTTGTATTGAAGAAAATCTTGAAAAGCTTCTCAATAATGAAATAAGTGCTGAGCAAGCAGTAGAAAATAGCGCAGGTACCATTAATAAAGCTATAGAGAAGTATAATAAGACGAAATAA
- a CDS encoding carbohydrate ABC transporter permease encodes MEQALKPSLAEPVANVEDIKEKVKYTKLKNNRLVPYMYLLPCFILFSVFVYFPFAKTIYLSFTLTNRRGETVEFVGMENFLELFTSPSFFNSLLITFKFALLIIIPSMLIGLGLALLAHNKLKYSRAYELMFSMPMAIASAPAAIIWIMIFHPTNGIANAVLHSDIKWLADPKYAIYAVAMVTVWLSIGINFIFLFTGLKSIPEELIESANIDGASYRKKVRYIILPLLTPQLFFVLFMNLVGAFQAFGQIKLLTQGGPGDSTNVLVHSIYRDAFFNGRFEMASAQSMILFVIVFVITMAQFACEKKGVHYK; translated from the coding sequence GTGGAACAAGCATTAAAACCTTCTTTGGCAGAACCAGTTGCTAACGTAGAGGACATTAAGGAGAAAGTCAAGTATACTAAGCTCAAAAATAATCGATTAGTCCCCTATATGTACTTATTACCTTGTTTTATTTTATTTTCTGTCTTTGTGTATTTCCCATTTGCTAAAACGATTTACTTAAGCTTTACCCTTACTAATAGAAGAGGAGAGACCGTAGAGTTCGTAGGAATGGAGAACTTTCTAGAATTATTTACTTCACCTAGCTTCTTTAATAGTTTACTCATCACCTTTAAATTTGCACTTCTTATTATTATTCCATCTATGCTCATTGGCCTTGGGTTAGCCCTTTTGGCACACAATAAATTGAAATACAGCAGAGCTTATGAACTAATGTTTTCTATGCCTATGGCCATTGCTTCAGCACCAGCTGCAATAATCTGGATTATGATCTTTCATCCTACTAATGGGATTGCGAATGCAGTACTTCACTCAGATATTAAATGGCTAGCAGATCCTAAGTATGCTATTTACGCAGTGGCAATGGTAACCGTTTGGTTAAGTATTGGTATTAATTTTATCTTCTTATTTACAGGGCTTAAGTCCATTCCGGAAGAGCTAATAGAAAGTGCCAATATAGATGGTGCTAGCTATAGAAAGAAAGTAAGATATATTATCTTACCGCTCCTTACTCCACAGCTTTTTTTCGTACTCTTTATGAACCTAGTAGGTGCATTTCAAGCCTTTGGGCAAATTAAATTGCTGACGCAAGGTGGACCTGGGGATTCTACTAATGTACTGGTGCATTCTATTTACCGTGATGCCTTCTTTAATGGTAGATTCGAAATGGCTAGCGCACAATCTATGATTTTATTTGTAATTGTTTTTGTCATTACTATGGCTCAGTTCGCCTGTGAGAAAAAAGGGGTGCATTATAAATGA
- a CDS encoding glycerophosphodiester phosphodiesterase gives MIFNMAHRGASGHEPENTIGAFERAIELGCDGIETDVQLSKDGIPILIHDETVDRTTTNSGFVKDFTCSELRDMGIPSLEQLMILAKLNHIVLNLELKNGIVLYKELEEKVIDIIKKYRMEQSVILSSFNHQSMVKCKQIEASIMTGLLYIENLVQPEKYCKYVGADALHPHYRTVNKEMVEAAHERCMKVNVYTVNEEEDIQNMVEVGADMIISNYPDRVKKYL, from the coding sequence ATGATTTTTAATATGGCACATAGGGGTGCTAGTGGGCATGAACCAGAAAATACAATAGGAGCTTTTGAAAGAGCTATTGAGTTAGGCTGTGATGGGATTGAGACGGATGTACAGCTTTCAAAGGATGGTATTCCTATACTTATCCATGATGAAACAGTTGATAGAACCACAACTAATTCTGGTTTTGTAAAGGATTTTACTTGCAGTGAGCTTCGGGATATGGGGATTCCTTCTTTGGAACAACTTATGATTTTAGCTAAGCTAAATCATATTGTACTTAATTTAGAGCTTAAAAATGGGATTGTTTTATATAAGGAGCTAGAGGAAAAGGTCATTGATATTATTAAAAAATATCGTATGGAGCAGAGTGTCATCTTATCAAGCTTTAATCATCAATCCATGGTGAAATGCAAGCAGATAGAGGCATCTATTATGACCGGTTTACTTTATATAGAAAACCTTGTCCAGCCAGAAAAATATTGCAAATATGTAGGGGCAGATGCACTTCATCCACATTATCGTACAGTAAATAAAGAGATGGTGGAGGCGGCCCATGAAAGGTGTATGAAGGTAAATGTGTATACAGTAAATGAGGAAGAGGATATTCAAAACATGGTAGAAGTAGGGGCGGATATGATTATTAGTAATTATCCAGACCGTGTGAAGAAGTATTTGTAA
- the xrtK gene encoding exosortase K, with protein sequence MINAQIKKRILEVLGIIFTFLLLGGDHFLSKGIVRVLLLPYVGLCKLFYNVYFVYDSTYGYVCNTATFAINKECLGNTFMAMVFVLLFFRFKAHVINQGKWLGMALVLAIGIGYIVGSVRILASIPFAGSHFFGLIHGTIGIVLYLGGLIVVNGIGEWYLRKRG encoded by the coding sequence ATGATTAACGCACAGATTAAAAAGAGGATATTAGAAGTGTTAGGGATTATATTCACTTTTCTTTTGTTAGGAGGGGATCATTTTTTATCAAAAGGAATAGTAAGAGTTTTACTTCTTCCTTATGTAGGGCTATGTAAGCTTTTTTATAATGTTTATTTTGTTTATGACAGTACATATGGTTACGTATGCAATACAGCTACTTTTGCTATTAACAAGGAATGTTTAGGAAATACATTTATGGCTATGGTATTTGTCCTTTTATTTTTTAGATTTAAAGCTCATGTGATAAATCAAGGCAAATGGCTTGGCATGGCATTAGTACTGGCTATAGGAATAGGGTATATAGTAGGGAGTGTACGTATTTTAGCCTCTATACCTTTTGCAGGAAGTCATTTTTTTGGACTAATTCATGGGACCATAGGCATTGTACTTTATTTAGGTGGACTTATTGTAGTCAATGGTATAGGCGAATGGTATTTAAGAAAGAGGGGATGA
- a CDS encoding carbohydrate ABC transporter permease encodes MMRKTKWQLNLLSIIIGLLIIAPILYALSLSLMTPAEISMFPPRLLPSQLRLDNYQLALSMVPFGRFLTNSLFVGICVTFGQLLTCSLAAYAFSFFEFKGKKLLFIAVLATVMIPGEVIIVSNYLTVSQLGWNDSLKALIIPFLTSGMGIFMVRQFFLTVPKDLHEAAVIDGCGHFQFLTTILVPISKPVMASLGIYVFINTWNQYMWPLLTINNPNKRTVQIGISMLQFSEGNNYGVILAGALMIIIPSIIVFVIGQKRLVDGMISGAIKG; translated from the coding sequence ATGATGAGAAAAACGAAATGGCAACTTAACCTTTTAAGTATCATTATAGGCCTTTTGATTATAGCACCGATTTTGTATGCCCTTTCTTTAAGCTTAATGACACCAGCAGAAATCTCTATGTTTCCCCCAAGGCTTTTACCTAGTCAGTTAAGACTGGATAACTATCAACTAGCCCTGAGCATGGTGCCTTTTGGTAGATTTTTGACTAACAGCCTTTTTGTAGGTATCTGTGTTACCTTTGGGCAGCTCTTAACTTGTAGCTTGGCTGCTTATGCCTTTTCTTTCTTTGAATTTAAGGGAAAAAAGCTTCTATTTATTGCTGTGCTTGCAACGGTGATGATTCCAGGTGAAGTTATTATTGTGTCGAACTATTTAACGGTCAGTCAATTAGGATGGAATGACAGTTTAAAGGCACTTATCATTCCTTTTTTGACTTCTGGCATGGGCATCTTTATGGTGAGGCAGTTTTTCCTGACTGTTCCTAAAGACTTACATGAGGCAGCTGTCATTGATGGCTGTGGGCATTTTCAGTTTTTAACTACTATTTTAGTGCCTATTTCGAAGCCTGTTATGGCATCCTTAGGGATTTATGTGTTCATTAATACATGGAATCAATATATGTGGCCACTTTTAACCATTAATAATCCCAATAAGCGTACAGTTCAAATTGGTATTAGTATGTTGCAGTTTTCAGAAGGTAATAACTACGGTGTTATTTTAGCAGGAGCCTTAATGATTATTATCCCTTCTATTATTGTTTTTGTAATCGGCCAGAAGAGATTAGTAGATGGCATGATTTCAGGAGCTATAAAAGGGTAG
- a CDS encoding helix-turn-helix transcriptional regulator, translating to MYEWQKQIQIIVDEIDKCIKNYNDEALTLRFLSRRLGYSEFYTTRKFKEISGMQFRDYLRHRKLAFALKEVRDSEKSLLDIAFDYGFSSHEAFTRAFKATYGVTPSEYRKKPKPVVLRTKINPFDRYFLGLGEIGMMKSADGIKIYFVTIPAHKFLHIKNYESNGYWDFWQKQSLIPGQDCETICGLLDSIKGKLDDDGGSEPNSGSGQIMAYINDPEGRLCDWGIPRTECYGVRLPLDYKGEIPPQMLMIDVPEAEYMVFEHGPFDYEQENCSVEEKIEKAMATFDFTGTGYCFDTSPGRIIYFYHNPERFFKYIRPVRR from the coding sequence ATGTACGAGTGGCAGAAGCAAATTCAAATAATCGTTGATGAAATTGACAAATGTATTAAAAATTATAATGACGAAGCCTTGACACTACGCTTTCTTTCTCGTAGGCTGGGTTATTCTGAATTTTATACAACGAGAAAATTCAAAGAAATATCGGGTATGCAATTTAGGGATTATCTACGGCATAGAAAATTAGCCTTTGCATTAAAAGAGGTTCGGGATAGTGAAAAAAGCCTCTTAGATATTGCTTTTGATTACGGTTTTTCATCACATGAAGCTTTTACCAGAGCCTTTAAGGCAACATATGGTGTAACTCCAAGTGAATACCGAAAAAAGCCTAAGCCTGTCGTTCTTCGTACAAAAATAAACCCTTTCGACCGCTACTTTTTAGGATTGGGAGAGATTGGTATGATGAAATCTGCAGATGGTATTAAAATTTATTTTGTAACCATTCCCGCACACAAATTTTTGCACATTAAAAATTATGAGAGTAATGGGTATTGGGATTTTTGGCAAAAGCAAAGTCTTATTCCAGGACAGGACTGCGAAACAATTTGCGGCTTACTTGATAGTATCAAAGGTAAGTTGGATGATGATGGTGGGAGTGAGCCTAATAGTGGCAGTGGTCAGATTATGGCATATATTAATGATCCGGAAGGCAGACTCTGCGATTGGGGTATTCCACGTACAGAGTGTTATGGTGTACGACTTCCTCTTGATTATAAAGGTGAAATACCGCCACAAATGCTTATGATTGATGTTCCCGAAGCTGAGTATATGGTTTTTGAACATGGCCCATTCGATTATGAGCAGGAAAATTGTAGCGTGGAAGAAAAGATTGAAAAGGCAATGGCAACTTTTGATTTTACAGGCACTGGTTATTGCTTTGATACTTCCCCTGGTAGGATAATTTACTTTTATCATAATCCTGAACGGTTTTTTAAGTATATCAGACCTGTACGAAGGTAA